Proteins encoded together in one Candidatus Acidiferrales bacterium window:
- a CDS encoding menaquinone biosynthesis protein, with the protein MSDSQSCDPKDPPNKKKIGAVSFLNTKPLIYGIEKNIFPHNFQLTKAIPSALAVGLNAGRLDVALVPSIAYAKNSPELQIVPDCGIIAHGKVKSIRLYFNRNLKSIRSVAVDISSVTSVVLTKILLAERFEVKPEFIAAVPDVERMLAAADAALVIGDSALFKTRSTDENYLDLAEEWHDMTGLPFVFAVWAGRRGALETDELQAIISSKILGQDNIDAVCHDAAAEYGADFDLVKSYLTENVQFDLREEEISGMKHFFELSYYHGALEYLPLLNFYPLESTAKEFF; encoded by the coding sequence ATGTCCGATTCACAGAGTTGCGATCCTAAAGATCCTCCGAACAAGAAAAAAATCGGTGCTGTGAGTTTTCTCAATACGAAACCTCTTATCTACGGAATAGAAAAGAACATCTTTCCGCATAACTTCCAACTGACAAAGGCAATCCCCTCCGCTCTTGCAGTTGGGCTGAATGCCGGCCGGCTCGATGTCGCCCTCGTGCCGAGTATCGCCTACGCGAAAAATAGTCCGGAACTGCAAATCGTTCCTGATTGCGGAATCATCGCTCATGGAAAAGTGAAAAGCATCCGATTATACTTCAACAGGAATCTCAAAAGCATCAGATCGGTCGCAGTCGATATTAGCTCAGTGACTTCGGTTGTGCTGACTAAGATTCTGCTCGCTGAGAGATTCGAAGTAAAGCCGGAATTCATAGCCGCAGTCCCCGATGTAGAAAGAATGCTTGCCGCTGCCGACGCGGCTCTAGTTATCGGCGATTCTGCGTTGTTCAAGACGAGATCGACGGACGAGAATTATCTTGATCTAGCGGAAGAATGGCATGACATGACGGGACTTCCATTTGTGTTTGCAGTCTGGGCCGGACGACGAGGAGCGCTCGAGACGGACGAACTTCAGGCAATAATATCGTCTAAGATTCTCGGTCAGGACAATATAGACGCGGTGTGCCATGATGCTGCAGCGGAGTACGGTGCAGATTTCGACCTTGTAAAATCTTATCTGACAGAGAATGTTCAGTTCGATCTCCGCGAGGAAGAGATATCCGGGATGAAACATTTCTTTGAGCTTTCCTACTATCATGGTGCGCTGGAGTATCTCCCCTTGCTTAACTTCTATCCATTGGAATCAACCGCCAAAGAATTTTTTTAG
- a CDS encoding BamA/TamA family outer membrane protein translates to MKWLFTFFVVCSMIFAASVSRAQNNNPTNQKGNQDTTYSVQRGFIDSLRTELKQIERAYHLFKARTDTTKELTEADREELKKLSDLLEKIGDEIRDLTSTAAQLAGDAANIYGIESAHTEHGDYTLGDDQVMNDNVEVLNGDAFIYGIIRGSMIVVNGDAFVRNGSKVDGDVIVVNGKAHVSDDASVSGNVIERVGSDLEERHTFVHRLKLTEHPDIWQNHDFLFDHLAANYNRVDGLFLGLGAEKDYFWDGTDDTSPYGFLGYAFNLHRWRYQLGLDKWFGNENRFETGLEAHSLTDSKDYWIIGPKENLAYSIIAREDFMDYYSRQGASFHVAQYYQVNSRVTLSYDVDKYSSLSKTTKWSLFGGHKVFRDNPAIDDGWLRSIVVDVEHRSYSGGDARKQGWVADLRGETTLSGAFDFRMITLDAVRYQPLFTGLQLNMRFRTGTSTGDLPLQRLYQIGGFNSLNAFSYKEFSGNRLVLFNFEFLFNPGMFKHSEFFPVNTFTLILFGDMGEVKDAGSSVGMAEGWKVVSASDLKSDYGFGVGSDDGNFRVFVAWRTDIATSPTFGIRFARPF, encoded by the coding sequence ATGAAATGGCTGTTTACTTTTTTTGTCGTATGCTCGATGATTTTTGCTGCCTCTGTTTCCAGAGCACAGAATAATAATCCCACAAACCAAAAGGGAAATCAGGATACAACCTATTCGGTTCAACGTGGTTTTATAGATTCGTTGAGAACCGAGCTCAAACAGATCGAGCGGGCTTACCATCTGTTCAAGGCTCGCACGGATACCACCAAGGAATTGACGGAAGCGGATCGCGAGGAGTTGAAGAAGCTGTCTGATCTGTTGGAAAAGATCGGCGATGAGATTCGGGATCTTACCAGTACCGCCGCCCAGCTTGCAGGCGATGCTGCAAACATTTACGGAATCGAAAGTGCCCATACTGAACATGGAGATTACACACTGGGTGACGACCAGGTTATGAATGACAACGTCGAGGTGCTGAACGGAGACGCGTTTATATACGGGATAATCAGAGGAAGCATGATAGTCGTTAACGGGGATGCGTTTGTCAGAAACGGTTCGAAGGTGGACGGAGACGTGATCGTAGTGAACGGCAAAGCTCACGTCAGTGACGACGCCTCGGTTTCAGGGAATGTCATAGAGCGGGTGGGAAGCGATCTTGAGGAAAGACACACGTTCGTGCACAGACTTAAACTTACAGAGCATCCGGATATTTGGCAGAATCATGATTTCTTGTTCGACCATCTCGCAGCGAATTACAACAGAGTTGACGGCCTTTTCCTAGGACTTGGAGCTGAAAAGGATTATTTCTGGGACGGAACAGACGATACCTCGCCGTATGGTTTCCTAGGCTATGCATTCAATCTCCATCGTTGGAGATACCAGCTCGGATTGGACAAATGGTTCGGCAACGAAAACAGATTTGAGACGGGCCTCGAGGCGCATTCACTTACCGATTCAAAAGACTATTGGATAATTGGACCTAAAGAGAATCTTGCCTATTCAATTATAGCGCGAGAGGATTTCATGGACTACTATTCCCGGCAGGGTGCGTCGTTCCACGTCGCGCAATACTATCAGGTCAATTCGAGAGTCACCCTAAGTTATGATGTTGACAAATATTCATCCCTGTCGAAAACGACGAAGTGGTCTCTCTTCGGAGGACATAAGGTCTTCCGTGATAACCCGGCTATCGATGACGGCTGGTTGCGAAGCATTGTCGTTGACGTTGAGCATAGAAGCTATAGCGGCGGAGACGCAAGGAAACAAGGATGGGTCGCTGACCTACGTGGCGAGACGACTCTTAGCGGAGCATTCGACTTCAGGATGATTACGTTGGATGCGGTTCGTTACCAACCGCTCTTCACAGGCCTGCAGTTGAATATGAGATTTAGAACCGGGACTTCTACCGGAGATCTCCCGCTCCAGCGTTTGTATCAAATAGGAGGCTTCAATTCACTGAATGCGTTTTCCTACAAGGAGTTTTCGGGGAACAGGCTGGTTTTGTTCAACTTTGAATTCTTATTTAATCCCGGCATGTTCAAACATTCTGAATTCTTCCCGGTAAATACATTTACCCTCATCCTGTTTGGAGACATGGGTGAAGTAAAAGATGCGGGGTCGTCCGTCGGAATGGCGGAAGGATGGAAAGTAGTTAGCGCCTCAGATCTCAAATCAGATTATGGCTTCGGCGTCGGGAGTGACGACGGCAATTTCCGCGTCTTCGTTGCGTGGAGGACCGATATTGCCACATCACCCACTTTTGGCATCCGATTCGCAAGACCATTCTAG
- a CDS encoding amidohydrolase, protein MKVDLILTDGSFCTLDSLVEDAQAVAVNGGRIVAVGTRDEIESRFTGKATIDLRGAFVLPGLTDGHGHVSELGFSLTTLDLRDMRSSDDVGKLVHDAAAKSVRGRWIRGRGWNQELWQDKNFPTHGILDRAAPNNYVLLVRVDGHAIWVNKNVIELAGVTRATSDPIGGRILRDQNGEPTGVFLDAAMELITSKIPPPTDAEIENAIILASDTCARYGLTEVHDAGIDAQTLRVYERLASEGKLKIRVYAMYLGTDSTLPAILKQGPLADQRGFFTMRSVKIYMDGALGSRGAALVQAYTDDPGNYGLTEIGEKDLENLTVACLSNGFQVCTHAIGDRANHIVLNAYETALKVARVPDARLRVEHAQVLLKEDIARFKKLNVIPSMQPTHCTSDMSWAEMRLGPERIKYSYAWQSLLKGGNVIIGGSDFPVESPDPRLGIYAAITRQDLFGLPRNYEDVKEYFQVTSDIAADSSDFRGGFFPEEEMTMEQALKAFTIWPAYGAFQENEKGTISVGKYADFTIFRKDFRQIPPREILEDEIVATIMGGRVVYAKPTSNYGETLNAGRSNQ, encoded by the coding sequence ATGAAAGTCGATCTCATACTTACAGACGGTAGTTTTTGTACACTCGATTCTCTGGTGGAGGATGCGCAGGCGGTCGCGGTAAATGGCGGCCGGATTGTCGCCGTCGGGACAAGAGATGAAATTGAGTCCCGGTTCACGGGGAAGGCGACAATAGATCTGAGAGGTGCGTTCGTTCTCCCGGGGCTGACCGACGGTCATGGTCATGTATCGGAATTGGGCTTTAGTTTGACAACGCTTGATTTGAGGGATATGAGATCCAGTGATGATGTTGGCAAACTGGTGCACGATGCGGCGGCGAAATCGGTCAGGGGCAGATGGATTCGCGGCAGGGGTTGGAATCAAGAATTATGGCAGGATAAAAATTTTCCGACGCACGGCATTCTCGACCGGGCCGCGCCCAATAATTACGTCCTCCTTGTGCGAGTCGATGGACACGCAATCTGGGTGAACAAAAATGTTATCGAGCTTGCGGGCGTTACACGCGCAACGAGCGATCCGATCGGCGGACGAATCCTGAGAGACCAAAATGGCGAACCAACAGGAGTGTTTCTCGACGCAGCGATGGAATTGATCACCTCAAAGATACCGCCGCCGACAGATGCTGAAATTGAGAACGCTATTATTCTTGCATCTGATACCTGTGCACGCTATGGACTGACGGAGGTTCATGACGCAGGAATTGATGCGCAGACTTTGAGAGTATACGAGAGACTCGCAAGCGAAGGTAAACTGAAGATTAGAGTTTATGCGATGTACCTCGGCACAGATTCGACTCTGCCGGCGATATTAAAACAAGGGCCGCTGGCAGATCAAAGAGGCTTTTTCACAATGCGTTCGGTAAAAATTTATATGGATGGCGCGCTCGGGTCTAGAGGAGCAGCGCTTGTGCAAGCTTACACTGATGATCCTGGCAATTACGGCCTGACAGAAATAGGCGAAAAGGATCTAGAGAATTTAACTGTGGCGTGTTTGTCAAATGGATTCCAGGTTTGTACCCATGCCATCGGTGATCGCGCGAACCATATCGTGTTGAACGCATACGAAACCGCCCTGAAAGTTGCCCGGGTTCCGGACGCCAGGTTACGCGTTGAACATGCCCAGGTACTTCTGAAGGAAGACATCGCGCGATTTAAAAAGTTGAATGTCATTCCATCGATGCAGCCGACGCATTGCACCTCCGACATGTCGTGGGCGGAGATGAGACTCGGTCCCGAACGAATAAAATATTCTTACGCCTGGCAGTCTCTTCTCAAAGGAGGGAACGTGATTATCGGGGGCTCGGATTTTCCCGTCGAGAGCCCCGATCCGCGTCTAGGAATTTATGCAGCAATCACAAGACAAGACTTGTTCGGGTTACCGCGGAATTATGAAGATGTGAAAGAATATTTTCAGGTTACCTCCGATATCGCCGCCGACAGCTCGGATTTCAGAGGAGGTTTTTTCCCCGAGGAAGAGATGACCATGGAACAAGCGTTGAAAGCCTTTACGATTTGGCCCGCTTACGGCGCATTTCAGGAAAACGAAAAGGGAACAATATCGGTAGGGAAATACGCGGACTTTACGATTTTCAGAAAGGACTTCAGACAAATTCCGCCGCGAGAAATTCTCGAGGATGAAATTGTGGCAACGATAATGGGAGGTCGGGTTGTATATGCGAAACCAACGTCAAATTACGGTGAGACGTTGAATGCTGGAAGATCAAATCAATAA
- a CDS encoding YbjQ family protein, protein MDHSLTTTTFELEGYRIVKQIGVVRGIVVRSRSLLGTIGGSLQTIFGGNITLFTELCEKTRNEAFDMMTKHAEELGANAVIGVRYDATELMSGVSEVLCYGTAVVVSRA, encoded by the coding sequence ATGGATCACTCTCTAACCACAACTACATTTGAGCTTGAAGGCTACCGGATCGTCAAGCAGATCGGCGTCGTCCGCGGCATCGTTGTGCGCTCGAGGTCGCTTCTCGGTACGATCGGCGGATCGCTGCAAACAATATTCGGCGGCAACATAACCTTGTTCACCGAGCTCTGCGAAAAAACACGGAACGAGGCATTCGACATGATGACTAAACACGCAGAAGAATTAGGCGCGAATGCGGTGATCGGCGTAAGGTATGATGCAACCGAATTGATGAGCGGAGTCTCGGAAGTATTATGTTATGGAACGGCAGTAGTTGTCTCGCGGGCGTAA